Proteins encoded in a region of the Pirellulales bacterium genome:
- a CDS encoding RNA polymerase sigma factor RpoD/SigA, translating into MSKTRRKASLAVQSPLETYLREINETALLTAELEQQLAVRIGEGDTAARDQMVRANLRLVVNIARGYSGKGLALQDLIEEGNLGLLRAVEGFDPAMGTRFSTYASYWIKQSIKRALINTAKTIRIPAYMVELLSKWRRASSRLTEELGRTPTPEEVARVLGLPRNKLPIIKKAIRIYNSTPQTDQAEAGWSLGEMVMDERAKNPEDELVESDALHQVLGMLETMDSREATVLRMRFGLHDQQAHTLKEIGESLGLTRERVRQIETEALNKLHASLHGPHDFN; encoded by the coding sequence ATGAGCAAGACCCGTCGCAAAGCATCGCTGGCGGTCCAATCACCGCTCGAAACCTATCTCCGCGAAATCAACGAGACGGCCCTGCTCACCGCCGAGTTGGAGCAGCAACTCGCAGTCCGGATTGGCGAGGGAGACACCGCCGCTCGCGACCAGATGGTCCGCGCTAATCTGCGGCTGGTGGTCAACATCGCCCGCGGCTACAGCGGCAAGGGGCTGGCCCTGCAAGACCTGATCGAAGAGGGCAACCTCGGCCTGCTGCGCGCGGTCGAAGGGTTCGACCCCGCCATGGGCACCCGCTTCAGCACCTACGCCAGCTATTGGATCAAGCAGTCGATCAAGCGGGCGCTCATCAACACCGCCAAGACCATTCGCATTCCGGCCTACATGGTCGAACTGCTCTCCAAGTGGCGCCGCGCCTCAAGTCGCCTGACCGAAGAACTGGGCCGCACCCCCACCCCGGAAGAAGTCGCCCGCGTCCTCGGCCTGCCGCGCAACAAACTGCCGATCATCAAGAAGGCGATTCGCATTTACAACTCCACCCCTCAAACCGATCAGGCCGAGGCGGGCTGGTCGCTCGGCGAGATGGTGATGGACGAGCGCGCCAAGAATCCCGAAGACGAGCTGGTCGAAAGCGACGCGCTGCATCAGGTGCTCGGCATGCTGGAGACGATGGACTCTCGCGAGGCGACCGTGCTCCGCATGCGGTTTGGCCTGCACGATCAACAGGCGCACACGCTCAAGGAAATTGGCGAGTCGCTTGGCCTCACCCGCGAGCGCGTCCGTCAAATCGAAACCGAGGCGCTCAACAAGCTGCACGCCTCGCTGCACGGCCCGCACGACTTCAACTAA
- a CDS encoding NAD-dependent epimerase/dehydratase family protein codes for MNRRALVTGGAGFIGSHLATALSDEGWQTRVLDDLSVGRREKVDPRAELTIGDIRNSDACRRACEAVDTVFHLAARVSIRHSVATFVDDAEVNLLGTLRLLAAAGAAGVRRFVFTSSMAVYADGLPEVLVDEGHKLAPLSPYGVGKMAAEEYVRMMAPRLGLEPVVLRLFNTYGAGQGYTPYVGVATIFITRILQGESCVIFGDGQQRRDFTHVTDVTQALLLAADARHAAGATMNIGTGIGTSVSELAELIRTRLGRGRFDHAERDVTELRYSVADIARAKKLLGYAPRYRLEDRLDEVIDSIRAQPIS; via the coding sequence ATGAATCGCCGAGCTTTAGTCACAGGGGGGGCGGGGTTTATTGGCAGCCACCTCGCGACGGCGCTATCCGACGAGGGCTGGCAAACCCGCGTGCTCGATGATCTATCGGTGGGCCGGCGCGAAAAGGTCGATCCGCGAGCGGAGTTGACCATAGGGGACATCCGCAACAGCGACGCTTGCCGACGCGCGTGCGAAGCGGTCGACACGGTGTTTCACCTGGCGGCGCGCGTTTCGATTCGCCATTCGGTGGCGACATTCGTCGATGACGCCGAGGTGAACCTGCTCGGCACGCTGCGCTTGTTGGCGGCGGCGGGCGCGGCAGGGGTGCGGCGATTCGTGTTCACCAGCAGCATGGCGGTGTACGCCGATGGCCTGCCCGAAGTCTTGGTTGACGAAGGACACAAATTGGCGCCGCTGAGCCCGTATGGGGTGGGCAAGATGGCGGCCGAAGAGTATGTGCGGATGATGGCGCCACGGTTGGGCCTGGAGCCGGTCGTGCTGCGCTTGTTCAACACCTATGGCGCCGGGCAGGGTTATACGCCGTATGTGGGCGTGGCCACGATCTTCATCACGCGGATTCTGCAAGGCGAGTCTTGCGTGATTTTTGGCGATGGCCAGCAGCGGCGCGACTTTACCCATGTGACCGATGTGACGCAGGCGCTGCTGTTGGCGGCCGACGCGCGGCACGCCGCCGGAGCGACCATGAATATCGGCACGGGGATCGGAACCAGCGTCAGCGAATTGGCGGAGCTGATCCGCACGCGACTCGGCCGAGGCCGCTTTGATCACGCCGAGCGCGACGTGACCGAACTGCGCTATAGCGTGGCGGACATCGCGCGGGCGAAGAAGCTATTGGGCTATGCGCCGCGCTATCGGCTGGAAGATCGACTCGATGAGGTGATCGACTCGATCCGCGCGCAACCGATTAGTTGA